In Bacteroidota bacterium, a single window of DNA contains:
- a CDS encoding glutamine--tRNA ligase/YqeY domain fusion protein, producing the protein MPDRRNFVRDIIDDDLKTNKFGGKVHTRFPPEPNGYLHIGHAKSICLNFGLARDYNGFCNLRFDDTNPAKEEQEFVESIKRDVRWLGFDWEDRLFYASDYFEQLHEYAVRLIQKGKAYVCDLSADEIREYRGTLTEPGKESPYRNRTVEENLDLFKRMRNGEFPNGSRTLRAKIDMASPNINLRDPVMYRILFATHHRTGDAWCIYPMYDWAHGQSDSIEGITHSICTLEFENHRPLYDWFLEELNLHHPQQIEFARLNMTYTVMSKRKLLQLVEEGHVNGWDDPRMPTISGIRRRGYTPASVRAFAERVGVARRENTSDALWLEDCLRDDLNRHALRVMAVLRPLKVVIENYPDGVVEELEAVNNPEDASMGTRKIPFSKILYIERDDFQENPPKKFFRLSPGNEVRLRYAYIIRCTGVIKDPKTGEVAELRCTYDAETKSGSAQSTRKVKGTIHWVSAPHAIEAEVRLYDRLFLEEYPDAEKWKQFINPNSLQVLRSCKLEPGLASSAPQDRFQFERLGYFCVDTDSKKDALVFNRAVTLRDTWEKIKKL; encoded by the coding sequence ATGCCTGACCGGAGGAATTTTGTCCGGGACATCATCGACGACGACCTGAAGACCAATAAATTCGGGGGGAAGGTGCATACCCGTTTTCCCCCCGAGCCAAACGGATATCTTCACATCGGCCATGCAAAATCGATCTGCCTCAATTTCGGACTGGCAAGAGATTACAACGGCTTCTGCAACCTGCGGTTCGACGATACGAATCCGGCAAAAGAGGAGCAAGAGTTTGTCGAATCGATCAAAAGAGATGTCCGATGGCTCGGCTTCGATTGGGAAGACAGATTATTTTATGCCTCCGATTATTTTGAACAGCTCCACGAATACGCTGTTCGGCTGATACAAAAAGGGAAGGCCTATGTCTGCGACCTCAGCGCCGACGAGATCCGCGAATACCGAGGGACGCTGACCGAGCCGGGAAAAGAAAGTCCGTATCGCAATCGCACGGTCGAGGAAAATCTTGATCTGTTCAAACGCATGCGCAACGGAGAATTTCCGAACGGCTCCAGAACCCTTCGGGCCAAGATCGACATGGCGTCGCCGAACATTAATCTCCGTGACCCCGTCATGTACCGGATACTTTTCGCTACTCATCATCGCACCGGGGATGCATGGTGTATTTATCCGATGTACGATTGGGCCCACGGCCAAAGCGATTCTATCGAAGGGATCACTCATTCAATTTGCACCCTTGAGTTTGAAAATCACCGGCCGTTGTACGATTGGTTTCTTGAGGAGTTGAACCTTCATCATCCTCAGCAAATCGAGTTTGCGCGGTTGAACATGACGTACACCGTCATGAGCAAGAGAAAACTTTTGCAGCTGGTCGAAGAAGGACACGTCAACGGCTGGGACGATCCGCGAATGCCGACGATCTCTGGAATTCGACGGCGCGGATATACGCCGGCGTCGGTACGCGCATTCGCGGAGCGTGTCGGAGTTGCGCGACGGGAGAATACATCGGATGCGTTGTGGCTGGAAGATTGTCTTCGCGACGATCTAAATAGGCACGCTCTGCGCGTGATGGCGGTCCTTCGGCCTCTCAAAGTGGTGATCGAGAACTATCCCGACGGCGTCGTCGAAGAGCTCGAGGCCGTTAATAATCCTGAAGATGCCTCGATGGGAACGAGGAAAATTCCCTTCTCCAAAATTCTTTACATCGAACGGGATGACTTTCAAGAGAATCCTCCTAAAAAATTCTTCCGGCTTTCTCCGGGAAATGAAGTTCGACTCCGCTACGCCTATATCATAAGGTGCACCGGAGTGATCAAGGACCCGAAGACGGGGGAGGTCGCCGAATTGCGTTGCACGTATGATGCGGAGACAAAAAGCGGTTCAGCGCAAAGCACTAGAAAGGTGAAAGGCACCATTCATTGGGTCTCGGCGCCACATGCGATCGAAGCGGAGGTCCGTTTGTACGACCGGCTGTTCCTGGAAGAATATCCGGATGCGGAGAAGTGGAAGCAATTTATTAACCCGAATTCTCTGCAGGTATTGAGATCGTGCAAGCTTGAGCCCGGACTCGCTTCGTCTGCTCCTCAGGACCGGTTCCAGTTTGAACGGCTCGGTTATTTCTGTGTTGATACGGATTCGAAAAAGGACGCGCTCGTGTTCAACCGCGCCGTGACGCTGCGGGATACATGGGAG
- the gltX gene encoding glutamate--tRNA ligase — protein MKALRTRFAPSPTGFLHVGGLRTALYNYLLAKKEGGSFVLRIEDTDQSRKVEGAVQNIIDTLGWAGIEYDEGPDREGDYGPYIQSQRINLYQKYANQLVIEKKAYFCFCTPERLKEVRERQSAAKLTTSYDRRCRNLSEQEISERLKRGEPHVIRMKVPLDGELTFTDMIRGDITISHKVLDDQVILKSDGYPTYHLAVVVDDHFMKISHVIRGEEWLSSTPKHVILFNHFGWDLPRFAHLPLLLNPDKSKLSKRQGDVAVEDYRQKGYFREALVNFVAFLGWNPGDDRELFTLDELTKEFSLERVGNSGAVFNIEKLDWLNFEYLRKKPDAELIQNLREQLKVAGYDERQFGDVYLMRVINAMRERVTFVKDFVEKSPYFFRAPIQYDEDTIKKRWKKESTAHLKDLAGQFSALNSQKKEDFEAALHRTAEFLKVDNSDLIHPLRLAVSGVGSGPGLFDILFILGKEETVARIHSAVERLQ, from the coding sequence ATGAAAGCCCTGCGAACGCGGTTTGCTCCGAGCCCAACGGGATTCCTGCATGTTGGAGGTTTGCGAACCGCGCTTTATAATTATTTGCTGGCGAAGAAGGAGGGGGGATCGTTCGTCCTTCGCATCGAAGACACCGACCAATCGCGCAAAGTCGAAGGGGCCGTGCAAAATATTATCGATACGCTTGGATGGGCCGGCATCGAATATGACGAAGGACCGGATCGTGAAGGCGACTACGGTCCGTACATCCAATCGCAGCGGATCAACCTGTATCAAAAGTACGCAAACCAATTGGTCATAGAAAAGAAAGCGTACTTTTGTTTTTGCACTCCCGAAAGGCTCAAGGAAGTCCGGGAGAGACAATCGGCCGCGAAGTTGACGACATCATACGATCGCCGCTGCAGGAATCTCTCCGAACAGGAAATTTCCGAGAGATTGAAACGGGGCGAACCGCATGTCATTCGGATGAAGGTCCCGCTTGACGGTGAGCTGACGTTCACAGACATGATTCGCGGCGACATCACGATTTCACACAAGGTGCTGGACGACCAGGTGATATTGAAATCGGATGGTTATCCGACGTATCATTTGGCGGTCGTCGTCGACGATCATTTTATGAAGATCTCGCACGTGATCCGGGGCGAAGAATGGCTCTCGAGCACGCCAAAGCATGTGATATTATTCAACCATTTTGGATGGGATCTGCCCCGGTTCGCTCATTTGCCGCTGCTCCTTAATCCCGACAAATCGAAACTGAGCAAACGTCAGGGGGATGTGGCAGTTGAAGATTACCGGCAAAAGGGATATTTCAGAGAAGCGCTCGTTAACTTTGTTGCATTTCTTGGCTGGAACCCGGGAGACGACCGGGAGTTATTCACGCTTGATGAGTTGACGAAGGAGTTCTCGCTTGAACGGGTGGGGAACTCCGGCGCTGTCTTTAATATTGAAAAGCTTGACTGGCTCAATTTTGAATACCTCAGGAAGAAGCCGGACGCAGAATTAATCCAGAACCTGAGGGAACAGTTGAAGGTTGCAGGTTACGATGAACGGCAATTTGGCGATGTTTATTTGATGCGCGTCATCAACGCGATGCGCGAGAGGGTGACATTCGTGAAGGATTTCGTTGAGAAGAGCCCGTACTTTTTCCGGGCCCCAATCCAGTATGATGAGGATACTATCAAAAAACGTTGGAAGAAGGAGTCAACGGCTCACCTGAAGGATCTTGCCGGCCAATTTTCCGCGCTAAACAGTCAAAAGAAAGAAGATTTTGAAGCCGCCCTCCACCGAACCGCGGAATTCTTGAAGGTTGACAATAGCGATCTGATTCATCCTCTTCGGCTCGCAGTCTCCGGCGTCGGTTCTGGTCCGGGTTTGTTTGATATTCTTTTCATCCTCGGCAAGGAAGAGACCGTGGCAAGAATTCATTCAGCGGTTGAAAGATTACAATGA
- a CDS encoding DUF4954 family protein, whose translation MESRTLSRKEIDELEARGCQAGDWSQILVKEPFDIKRFRNVSFSGAVELGAFTAKVKLSSGIEQNCGLYHCQIHNCSIGSNSYLSNVAYLGNYLLEDNVVIENCGPVMVVGTSSFGNGVEIDVLNEGGGRSLKIFDCLSAQMAYFIVFYRHHSALIDKLNEIIDGYTKTRTASRGTIGTGARISGAGRITNVAVGPFAIIDGALTLEEGTVQSSALAPVYIGTGVIAKKFIVLSGSKADQSAILEKCFVGQSVKVGKQFSAENSAFFCNSELFHGEGCSAFAGPYTVSHHKSTLLIAGFFSFYNAGSGSNQSNHMYKLGPVHQGVLERGSKTGSFSYLSWENRVGAFSTVIGKNYANFDTTDLPFSLIRESGGKTVCIPGWSFFTVGVKRDGMKWPGRDGRKDAKRDLIHFQVLSPFVIGKMLRGIQLLNDLAKSASDGQETLNFGGVLIQKKVVNTACECYETAIRMFIGDCLGRKLDELKNCTTLNEVRSALSRTVDNDLVKWVDVNGLMAPESVIAEFVGNVAGGKINDIKSFDDELLKIHAKYDEYEWNWCARLIETRSHISMREMTAATLVSLIEEWKAASDKYNVMVLDDARKEFDVQSKISYGIDGGASVRDADFSAVRGTYDGNSFVKGIKEDSVRVEARAKALIDLIKRLN comes from the coding sequence ATGGAATCGAGAACATTATCACGGAAGGAAATAGACGAGCTGGAAGCGCGCGGGTGTCAGGCCGGTGATTGGAGCCAAATCCTCGTCAAGGAACCTTTTGATATCAAAAGATTTAGAAACGTCTCGTTCAGCGGCGCCGTGGAGCTTGGTGCTTTTACCGCGAAAGTGAAATTGTCCAGCGGTATCGAACAAAACTGCGGACTATACCATTGCCAGATCCATAATTGCTCGATCGGGAGCAATAGTTATCTGTCAAACGTGGCATACCTTGGAAATTATCTTCTTGAAGACAATGTTGTCATCGAAAATTGCGGCCCGGTGATGGTCGTCGGGACGTCGTCGTTCGGCAACGGTGTCGAGATCGATGTGTTAAACGAGGGGGGCGGCCGGAGCCTGAAAATATTTGATTGCCTCTCCGCTCAAATGGCGTACTTCATTGTCTTCTACAGACACCATTCAGCGCTGATCGACAAGCTCAATGAAATTATCGACGGCTACACCAAAACAAGGACGGCGTCAAGGGGAACGATCGGAACGGGCGCTCGGATTAGCGGCGCGGGAAGGATAACAAACGTCGCGGTTGGGCCGTTCGCGATCATCGACGGAGCACTGACGCTCGAAGAGGGAACCGTCCAAAGTTCAGCCCTGGCTCCGGTGTACATAGGAACCGGCGTCATAGCGAAAAAATTCATTGTTCTGTCCGGCTCGAAAGCAGATCAGTCCGCTATTCTGGAAAAATGCTTTGTCGGCCAAAGCGTAAAAGTCGGCAAACAATTTTCTGCTGAGAACTCTGCGTTCTTTTGCAATTCGGAACTATTTCACGGCGAAGGATGCTCTGCCTTTGCCGGCCCTTACACCGTTTCACACCATAAGTCGACCCTTTTGATCGCAGGTTTCTTTTCGTTCTATAATGCCGGCAGCGGATCGAATCAAAGTAACCACATGTATAAACTCGGTCCGGTTCATCAAGGAGTTCTTGAACGGGGATCGAAGACAGGTTCGTTCAGTTATTTGTCATGGGAGAACCGCGTCGGCGCGTTCAGCACCGTGATCGGCAAGAATTACGCAAATTTCGATACCACCGACCTTCCGTTTTCTCTTATCAGGGAGAGCGGAGGAAAAACCGTGTGCATCCCGGGGTGGAGTTTCTTCACGGTCGGCGTAAAGCGGGACGGCATGAAATGGCCGGGCCGCGACGGCCGAAAAGACGCGAAACGCGATCTTATACATTTTCAAGTTCTTTCCCCGTTTGTGATCGGGAAAATGCTCCGCGGGATCCAGTTGCTGAACGACCTCGCAAAAAGTGCTTCAGACGGCCAGGAGACGCTGAACTTCGGCGGTGTTCTCATTCAGAAGAAAGTTGTAAACACTGCTTGCGAGTGTTACGAAACGGCTATTAGAATGTTTATCGGCGATTGCCTAGGCAGGAAACTTGACGAGCTGAAAAATTGCACGACGCTCAACGAGGTCCGCAGCGCGCTTTCCCGGACCGTTGACAACGATCTGGTAAAATGGGTTGATGTCAACGGCCTCATGGCGCCGGAATCGGTCATTGCCGAATTTGTTGGCAACGTTGCCGGCGGGAAGATCAACGATATCAAGAGTTTCGATGATGAGCTGTTGAAGATTCATGCAAAGTACGATGAATATGAATGGAACTGGTGCGCCCGACTGATCGAAACCCGGTCTCATATCTCGATGAGGGAGATGACAGCCGCCACACTCGTCTCTCTCATCGAAGAATGGAAGGCGGCATCCGACAAATACAATGTGATGGTCCTTGATGATGCCCGAAAGGAGTTCGATGTCCAGTCAAAAATTAGCTATGGAATCGACGGCGGCGCATCCGTACGGGATGCGGATTTTTCCGCTGTTCGCGGGACGTACGACGGCAACAGTTTCGTGAAAGGAATCAAAGAAGATTCCGTTAGGGTTGAAGCGAGAGCGAAAGCTCTGATTGATCTTATCAAGCGGTTGAACTGA
- the nagB gene encoding glucosamine-6-phosphate deaminase, protein MRIIIEQSAEAMSNWAATYIINKINKFKPTAQKPFVLGLPTGSTPIGTYQQLAKYHKQGKVSFKNVVTFNMDEYIGLAETHPESYHYFMHHHLFQHIDIPAGNINILNGNAPDLEQECKRYEEKIKSYGGIHLFMGGIGPDGHIAFNEPGSSLTSRTRVKTLTYDTLKANSRFFENDINKVPKTALTVGVGTIMDADEVMILINGYGKARALRQCVEEGVNHFWTVSMLQLHKHGIIVCDDDSTMELRVSTVRYFKDIEKEHLNLALE, encoded by the coding sequence ATGAGGATCATCATCGAACAAAGTGCGGAAGCCATGAGCAACTGGGCGGCGACATACATCATCAACAAGATTAATAAATTCAAACCGACCGCTCAAAAACCATTTGTCCTGGGATTGCCTACCGGCAGCACTCCGATCGGCACGTATCAACAGCTTGCAAAGTATCACAAGCAAGGAAAAGTGTCGTTTAAGAATGTAGTCACTTTTAACATGGATGAGTATATCGGGCTTGCTGAAACACACCCCGAAAGTTACCACTACTTTATGCATCATCATCTGTTCCAGCATATAGATATTCCTGCTGGCAACATCAATATTCTCAACGGCAACGCCCCCGATCTGGAGCAAGAATGTAAACGGTACGAAGAAAAAATAAAATCGTACGGCGGTATTCACCTGTTCATGGGGGGTATCGGCCCGGATGGCCATATTGCGTTCAACGAGCCGGGGTCGTCGCTCACCTCCCGCACGCGCGTCAAAACGCTCACCTATGACACGCTTAAAGCTAATTCGCGGTTTTTTGAGAACGATATCAATAAGGTTCCGAAAACTGCCCTCACCGTCGGTGTCGGGACTATCATGGATGCGGATGAAGTCATGATCCTCATCAATGGATACGGAAAGGCAAGGGCTTTGAGACAGTGTGTTGAAGAGGGGGTCAATCACTTTTGGACCGTCTCAATGCTTCAATTGCATAAACACGGGATTATTGTCTGCGATGACGATTCGACGATGGAACTGAGAGTGAGTACGGTCAGATATTTTAAGGACATTGAAAAAGAGCACCTAAACCTAGCATTGGAATAA
- a CDS encoding glucosamine-6-phosphate deaminase, which yields MVYDGTSSVEAVELARINRKLRYSPTEKIDVIEVDNFPLLGKLSAFRFIEWVQKNPGGVISLPTGKTPEHFIKWVTRILERWETKEVQSMLASYGIESSKRPEMESLSFVQIDEFYPIDSQQHNSFNHYVRKYYIDGFGLSIDKALLIDTTRLGIPMGKTMAEVFPDGVVDLSLRVRQTRTELESLQRDTINRVDWFCMEYERKIREMGGIGFFLGGIGPDGHIAFNVRGSSFYSVTRLTGTNYETQAAAATDLGGIEIARKRLVITIGLSTITYNPTSTAIIIAAGDAKAQIVRQAIEEDKGPQYPASVLQNLKHARFYLSKGAASLLSERRYLSLVEREKVEDDIADDIVIGLALQFRKPLTELSQEDFKYDRCSSELLKRSGRSHSELSRQARERLIKKIEKGLQSVTQTTFFHTEPHHDDIMLGYLPYLYHLVRDATNHHYFANLTSGFTAVSNAYFLSIVQKLRHYIEHGDFTSLLAKGYFEVENEAKRIEDMYLFLDGSAERSEERKNEAEARRMLRNLIEVYGTTELDQIRARAKNLEEYLLGQYPGAKDPADIQTLKGMLREWEVELLWAYFGIEPTAIHPLRLGFYRGDIFSEEPKVDRDVLPIYELMKKLRPNVVTVALDPEGSGPDTHYKVLMAVAEALRMYEKESRDSSVRVWGYRNVWYRFKAAEADVIVPASLNTLSLMNTAFMNCFGSQSAASFPSYEYDGPFSELAQKIMVEQYDMVKTCLGREYFHKHAHPRLRAARGLIFLKDLKLQDFYQKVRDLKKVTESSN from the coding sequence ATGGTGTATGATGGGACATCGTCGGTAGAGGCAGTAGAACTAGCTCGTATCAATCGGAAGCTCCGGTATTCGCCGACGGAGAAAATCGATGTGATCGAGGTGGATAATTTTCCGCTTTTGGGGAAGCTCTCGGCGTTTCGGTTCATCGAGTGGGTTCAGAAGAACCCAGGCGGAGTGATCTCACTTCCGACCGGGAAGACGCCCGAACACTTCATCAAATGGGTGACCCGGATCCTTGAGCGCTGGGAGACAAAAGAGGTCCAGTCAATGCTTGCATCCTATGGTATTGAGTCCTCAAAGCGCCCGGAGATGGAGAGCCTCTCGTTTGTGCAGATCGATGAGTTCTATCCGATCGATTCCCAGCAGCACAACAGCTTCAATCATTATGTCAGAAAGTATTATATCGATGGGTTTGGGCTCTCGATCGATAAGGCGCTGCTGATCGATACGACACGGTTGGGGATCCCCATGGGGAAGACGATGGCCGAGGTATTTCCGGACGGCGTGGTCGACCTTTCGTTGAGAGTGCGGCAGACGAGGACGGAACTGGAGAGCTTGCAGCGCGATACGATCAACCGAGTGGATTGGTTCTGCATGGAATACGAGCGGAAGATCCGCGAGATGGGGGGGATAGGGTTCTTTCTCGGCGGTATCGGTCCTGACGGGCATATCGCATTCAACGTCCGAGGTTCGAGCTTTTATTCGGTGACAAGGCTGACCGGGACCAACTATGAGACGCAGGCAGCGGCAGCCACGGACCTCGGGGGGATAGAGATCGCCCGGAAGCGCTTGGTGATCACGATCGGGCTATCGACGATCACCTATAACCCTACCTCAACGGCGATCATCATTGCAGCCGGAGATGCCAAGGCGCAGATCGTGCGCCAGGCGATCGAGGAAGATAAGGGGCCTCAATACCCGGCAAGTGTGCTTCAGAACTTAAAGCATGCGAGGTTCTACCTCTCGAAGGGGGCGGCAAGCCTGTTGAGTGAACGCCGGTATCTGAGTTTGGTCGAACGAGAGAAGGTGGAGGACGACATTGCCGACGATATTGTGATCGGCCTGGCGCTCCAGTTCAGGAAGCCCCTGACCGAGCTGAGCCAGGAGGATTTTAAGTATGACCGTTGTTCTTCCGAGCTTCTGAAACGCAGCGGGCGTTCCCACAGCGAACTTTCGCGCCAAGCACGCGAGCGCTTGATCAAGAAGATCGAAAAAGGGCTCCAGAGTGTTACCCAGACGACGTTCTTTCATACCGAGCCGCATCATGACGATATCATGCTCGGATATCTGCCATATCTTTATCACCTGGTACGCGATGCCACGAACCATCATTATTTTGCCAATTTGACCTCCGGGTTCACAGCTGTTTCAAACGCGTATTTTTTGTCGATCGTTCAAAAGCTCAGGCATTACATAGAGCATGGCGATTTTACATCGCTTCTTGCAAAGGGGTATTTTGAGGTAGAGAACGAGGCCAAGCGGATCGAAGATATGTATTTGTTCTTAGACGGGAGTGCGGAGCGCTCCGAGGAGCGCAAGAATGAGGCCGAGGCCCGCCGGATGCTCAGAAACCTGATCGAGGTGTACGGCACCACGGAGCTTGATCAGATACGGGCCCGGGCGAAGAATTTGGAAGAATACCTCTTGGGGCAGTATCCGGGGGCGAAGGACCCGGCCGATATCCAGACGCTGAAAGGGATGCTCCGGGAGTGGGAGGTGGAGCTTCTGTGGGCGTATTTTGGGATCGAGCCGACGGCCATTCATCCTCTGCGTTTGGGGTTCTACCGTGGGGATATCTTCTCGGAAGAGCCGAAGGTGGACAGGGATGTGCTTCCGATCTACGAGTTAATGAAGAAGCTCAGGCCGAATGTGGTGACGGTTGCTCTGGACCCGGAGGGGAGCGGACCGGACACGCACTATAAGGTGCTCATGGCGGTGGCTGAAGCCTTGAGGATGTATGAGAAGGAGAGCAGGGACTCGTCGGTCCGTGTGTGGGGATACCGGAATGTCTGGTATCGGTTCAAGGCTGCGGAGGCCGATGTGATTGTGCCGGCCTCGCTCAACACGTTGTCATTGATGAACACGGCGTTTATGAACTGTTTTGGGTCGCAGAGTGCGGCTTCGTTCCCGAGTTACGAATACGACGGCCCGTTCTCAGAGCTGGCGCAGAAGATCATGGTCGAGCAGTATGACATGGTGAAGACCTGTTTGGGGAGAGAGTATTTCCATAAGCATGCGCATCCGCGCCTTCGGGCAGCACGCGGGTTGATCTTTCTCAAGGATCTGAAGCTCCAGGACTTTTATCAAAAGGTCAGAGACTTAAAAAAAGTAACAGAATCAAGCAACTGA
- a CDS encoding N,N'-diacetylchitobiose phosphorylase, with translation MQYGYFDNTTFEYVIDRPDVPVSWTNYLGVRDLCTVISHNAGGYSFYKNAEHHRITRFRQNGVPLDRPGHYVYIRDDETGEFWSISWQPTGKDLAKAKYECRHGLSYSKFISDYQGIRAEQTIFIPVDDDVELWDVKIKNTDGKPRKLSIFSYVEFSFHHIEIDNQNLQMSLYASGSNYADGIIEYDFFYEPWTYHYFTSNVTPDGYDCVRDRFLGAYRTETNPLAVERGSCSGSTELGGNHCGALHKKLTLKPGEESRLVFMLGVGSRAEGKQMRGKYSNPKNVEDAFNELAMYWRRKQSVFKCTTPSEGFDTMINAWTLFQAETCVVWSRFASFVEVGGRTGLGYRDTSQDVMAVPHTNPAKVKQRIVELLHGQVSRGYGLHLFDPEVFAPQEAKLPGVKLPTVVPTPAASDIIHGMEDVCSDDALWIIASICEFVKETGDTKFFDLVVPFADKGEGTVYEHMKRSLDFSAEQTAANGICLGLRADWNDCLNLGGGQSAMVSFMHFWALKEFIAAAEFLGRSDDVIRYSAMAEKVRQACEKELWDGEWYIRGVTKKGIKIGTDKNTEGKIFLESNSWAVLSGAASEERGRKCMDSIHKYLASPYGIHLCWPTYSEPNDDIGYLTRVYKGIKENGAIFSHPNPWAMIAECKLGRGTLAMKLYNDLLPYNQNDKIEVRESEPYSYCQFIMGKDHTAYGRARHPWLTGSAGWAYTAATKWILGVRPDFDSLIIDPCIPKDWKEFEVTRKWRGTTYKIRVKNPDGVEKGVRSIVLDGKEMSGPVAPKDAGSSHEVIVTMGNSGKIGKIFERKGKGAAYGV, from the coding sequence ATGCAGTACGGTTATTTTGATAACACAACTTTTGAGTACGTGATCGACCGGCCGGACGTTCCGGTGTCTTGGACGAACTACCTCGGCGTGAGGGACCTGTGCACCGTCATTTCTCATAATGCAGGCGGCTATTCATTCTATAAGAACGCCGAGCATCATCGCATTACCCGATTTCGCCAGAATGGCGTGCCGTTGGATCGGCCCGGACACTACGTCTATATCAGAGATGATGAAACCGGCGAGTTCTGGTCAATCTCCTGGCAGCCGACCGGAAAGGATCTGGCGAAGGCGAAATATGAGTGCAGGCACGGGCTCTCGTACTCAAAATTCATCAGCGACTATCAGGGCATTCGTGCAGAGCAGACGATCTTCATTCCGGTTGACGACGATGTCGAGCTATGGGATGTGAAAATCAAGAATACTGACGGCAAGCCGAGAAAGCTCAGTATCTTTTCTTACGTTGAATTTTCTTTCCATCACATCGAGATCGACAATCAGAATCTCCAGATGTCCCTGTATGCCAGCGGGTCCAATTATGCTGACGGCATCATTGAATATGACTTTTTTTATGAACCGTGGACATACCATTATTTTACTTCAAATGTCACCCCTGACGGGTATGATTGTGTCCGCGACCGATTTCTCGGTGCGTACCGGACAGAAACAAATCCTCTTGCCGTCGAACGGGGGAGCTGCAGCGGCAGCACCGAGTTGGGCGGCAATCACTGCGGCGCACTTCATAAGAAGCTGACACTGAAGCCCGGTGAAGAGTCACGGCTCGTTTTTATGCTGGGTGTGGGCTCGCGCGCTGAAGGAAAACAAATGAGGGGAAAATATTCCAACCCAAAGAATGTCGAGGACGCCTTCAACGAGCTTGCAATGTACTGGAGGCGCAAACAATCGGTCTTCAAGTGCACAACGCCGAGCGAGGGCTTCGATACGATGATCAATGCCTGGACGCTCTTCCAGGCCGAGACATGCGTCGTCTGGTCCCGTTTCGCTTCATTCGTCGAGGTGGGAGGACGGACGGGTCTTGGGTATCGAGACACTTCACAAGACGTGATGGCTGTTCCGCATACGAATCCGGCGAAAGTCAAACAGCGGATCGTCGAGCTTCTTCACGGCCAGGTGAGCAGGGGGTATGGTCTGCACCTTTTTGATCCTGAAGTCTTTGCTCCACAAGAAGCAAAACTTCCGGGCGTGAAGCTTCCCACCGTAGTGCCCACGCCGGCCGCGAGCGATATCATCCACGGCATGGAAGATGTTTGTTCCGATGATGCACTCTGGATCATCGCTTCCATCTGCGAATTTGTGAAAGAGACCGGCGACACAAAATTCTTCGACCTCGTCGTTCCGTTTGCCGACAAGGGGGAAGGAACGGTGTACGAGCACATGAAGCGCTCGCTCGATTTCTCAGCCGAACAGACCGCCGCGAACGGCATTTGCCTCGGACTCCGCGCGGACTGGAACGACTGCTTGAACCTCGGCGGCGGCCAGAGCGCGATGGTGTCATTCATGCATTTCTGGGCGCTGAAAGAGTTTATCGCCGCCGCTGAATTTCTGGGCCGTTCAGATGATGTGATACGCTATTCAGCCATGGCTGAGAAAGTCCGGCAGGCATGCGAGAAAGAATTGTGGGATGGGGAGTGGTACATCCGCGGAGTTACCAAGAAGGGGATCAAGATCGGAACCGACAAGAATACCGAGGGGAAGATTTTTTTGGAAAGCAACAGCTGGGCGGTGCTTTCCGGAGCAGCGTCGGAAGAACGGGGAAGAAAATGCATGGATTCGATCCACAAATATTTAGCATCGCCGTACGGCATTCACCTTTGTTGGCCGACATATTCTGAACCGAACGACGATATCGGATATTTGACCAGGGTCTATAAGGGGATCAAAGAGAACGGGGCAATTTTCAGTCACCCGAACCCATGGGCGATGATCGCCGAATGTAAGCTCGGCAGAGGAACGCTCGCGATGAAGTTGTATAACGACCTCCTCCCATACAATCAGAACGACAAGATCGAGGTTCGGGAGTCAGAACCGTACTCGTACTGTCAGTTCATTATGGGGAAAGATCATACGGCATACGGAAGAGCGCGTCATCCATGGCTTACGGGGAGCGCCGGCTGGGCATACACTGCAGCGACTAAGTGGATTCTCGGCGTTCGCCCCGATTTTGATTCATTGATAATCGATCCATGTATTCCGAAGGACTGGAAGGAATTTGAGGTGACGAGAAAGTGGCGCGGCACGACATATAAAATTAGGGTCAAAAATCCGGACGGAGTAGAGAAGGGTGTCCGTTCAATTGTTCTGGATGGAAAAGAGATGAGCGGCCCCGTTGCGCCAAAGGATGCCGGCTCGTCCCATGAAGTCATTGTAACGATGGGAAATAGCGGAAAGATCGGGAAAATATTTGAAAGGAAAGGAAAAGGAGCGGCATATGGTGTATGA